A part of Streptomyces sp. NBC_01210 genomic DNA contains:
- a CDS encoding FAD-dependent monooxygenase: MGNTAAAGTRRAVLIGCGIAGPVLAMFLQRIGVTAVVYEGSSVPRDEAGAFLNLAPNGMAVLDTLGIRDEVEKYGTQTTSTAFLNHKGKQLGLNPAETLLIKRGLLNKALRDAAVSRGVQIEFDKFFESVEHTADGIVARFKDGSTAEGDFLIGCDGIHSKTRYTVLPDAPHPQYTGVVGTAGYTRSDQAAPADGVMRMSFCLEGFFGYQTTSSGEIYWFENFHQAKEPARGELERTPHEEWKPKLLTKHRRDHHPVSAIIESTESGILGYPIYDMLSIPKWHKDLVCLVGDAAHATSPHVGQGVSMAMEDSIVLAKCLRDLDTPQQAFAAFQSIRKDRVEKIIKEGRKTGNQKAASNGFQRGVRDLVLPFFLKLGVKATEPVYSYRVDWDETVTPAHVAAAATH; the protein is encoded by the coding sequence ATGGGCAACACAGCAGCGGCAGGAACGCGGAGGGCCGTGCTGATCGGCTGCGGCATCGCGGGCCCGGTACTGGCCATGTTCCTGCAGCGCATCGGCGTCACCGCCGTTGTCTACGAAGGGAGCAGCGTGCCCCGGGACGAGGCCGGGGCGTTCTTGAACCTGGCCCCCAACGGAATGGCCGTACTGGACACGCTGGGCATCCGTGACGAGGTGGAGAAGTACGGCACCCAGACCACCAGCACCGCCTTCCTCAACCACAAGGGCAAGCAGCTGGGGCTCAACCCGGCCGAAACCCTGCTGATCAAGCGGGGGTTGCTCAACAAGGCGCTGCGCGACGCGGCCGTCTCCCGCGGTGTGCAGATCGAATTCGACAAGTTCTTCGAAAGCGTGGAGCACACCGCCGACGGGATCGTCGCCCGCTTCAAGGACGGTTCCACCGCCGAGGGCGACTTCCTGATCGGCTGCGACGGCATTCACTCCAAGACCCGGTACACGGTGCTGCCGGACGCTCCGCACCCCCAGTACACCGGGGTCGTCGGCACCGCCGGCTACACGCGCAGCGACCAGGCCGCGCCCGCGGACGGTGTGATGCGGATGTCGTTCTGCCTGGAGGGCTTCTTCGGCTACCAGACCACCTCGTCGGGCGAGATCTACTGGTTCGAGAACTTCCACCAGGCCAAGGAGCCCGCGCGCGGCGAACTGGAGCGGACCCCGCACGAGGAGTGGAAGCCGAAACTGCTGACCAAGCACCGCAGGGACCATCACCCGGTCTCGGCCATCATCGAGTCCACCGAGAGCGGCATCCTCGGATATCCCATCTACGACATGCTCTCGATCCCGAAGTGGCACAAGGACCTGGTGTGCCTGGTCGGGGACGCGGCCCACGCCACCTCGCCCCACGTGGGCCAGGGTGTCTCCATGGCCATGGAGGACTCGATCGTGCTCGCCAAGTGCCTGCGCGATCTGGACACTCCGCAGCAGGCGTTCGCCGCTTTCCAGTCGATCCGCAAGGACCGGGTCGAGAAGATCATCAAGGAGGGGCGCAAGACCGGTAACCAGAAGGCCGCGTCGAACGGCTTCCAGCGTGGCGTACGCGACCTGGTGCTGCCGTTCTTCCTCAAGCTCGGCGTCAAGGCGACCGAGCCTGTCTACTCGTACCGCGTCGACTGGGACGAGACGGTCACTCCGGCCCATGTCGCGGCGGCCGCAACGCACTGA
- a CDS encoding VOC family protein, with protein sequence MAARTARMWAAGTTASALLAVSLVAAGTTAGAETAKPRPRPTATATPMAEVRHGQTTLYTTNVDTLLNFYRDALGFEVLFRLPETGPALFGTVRLGTDYYITFTTYDTVKQATGIPGIGRTKIHQSEVAVLTPDVDALFARAKRAGAKVLMAPKNQPWGERSAYVADPEGNFVQISTHTEG encoded by the coding sequence ATGGCTGCACGTACCGCCCGGATGTGGGCGGCCGGCACGACGGCGTCCGCGCTGCTGGCCGTGAGTTTGGTCGCCGCCGGCACGACGGCGGGCGCCGAGACCGCCAAGCCCCGGCCCAGGCCCACGGCCACAGCCACGCCGATGGCGGAGGTCCGGCACGGCCAGACGACCCTCTACACGACCAACGTCGACACGCTGCTGAACTTCTACCGGGACGCCCTCGGATTCGAGGTGCTGTTCCGGCTGCCGGAGACGGGCCCGGCGCTGTTCGGAACAGTCCGGCTGGGGACGGACTACTACATCACCTTCACCACGTACGACACGGTGAAGCAGGCGACCGGGATTCCGGGCATCGGCCGGACCAAGATTCACCAGTCCGAGGTCGCCGTGCTCACACCGGACGTCGATGCCCTCTTCGCCAGGGCGAAGAGGGCAGGGGCGAAGGTCCTGATGGCGCCCAAGAATCAGCCGTGGGGCGAGCGGTCCGCGTATGTGGCCGACCCGGAGGGCAATTTCGTCCAGATCTCCACCCACACCGAAGGCTGA